From the Cohaesibacter sp. ES.047 genome, one window contains:
- a CDS encoding LysR family transcriptional regulator, translating into MQPSFRQIRAFLAVASHMKFVRAAEELHISQPALTVQISQLEEALSIKLFNRNRREVSLTPAGQNLLPMFERIVADLEEVMAASTEIHHARRGVVRIAALPSVTSRIVPYAMARFRQTHPNIQIKVKDVVAETIVELVKDDKVDFGIGTRLTPDSEIKVENFITDDVCAFFQDGHPLQDGPPVLKLSDCTAYPLVLTGKNSSVRVLFERSMAREGAEVDIASEANYMSTALGMVSAGLGVAILPMSAIHAGSVSGLAYKRIDAPWLHRRVGIIRKANRTDSPVAEQFIRALHHATASLPNDPFQKL; encoded by the coding sequence ATGCAACCCAGCTTCCGTCAAATCCGAGCCTTTCTTGCCGTGGCGTCTCATATGAAATTCGTGCGTGCCGCGGAGGAGCTTCATATCTCTCAACCGGCGCTAACGGTGCAGATCAGCCAATTGGAAGAAGCGCTTTCCATCAAGCTCTTCAATAGAAACCGCCGCGAGGTTTCTCTTACTCCAGCGGGGCAAAATCTTTTGCCCATGTTTGAGCGTATTGTTGCTGACCTGGAAGAAGTTATGGCGGCCAGCACGGAAATCCACCACGCTCGCCGTGGTGTGGTCCGTATTGCGGCCCTGCCGTCGGTCACGTCTCGAATCGTGCCTTACGCCATGGCTCGCTTCAGACAGACCCACCCGAACATTCAGATCAAGGTCAAAGACGTGGTGGCTGAAACCATTGTGGAACTGGTCAAGGATGACAAGGTTGATTTCGGTATCGGGACGCGTCTCACACCGGACAGCGAGATCAAGGTGGAGAATTTCATCACCGATGATGTCTGCGCCTTCTTTCAGGATGGACATCCTCTGCAAGATGGCCCCCCTGTCCTGAAGCTGTCCGATTGCACAGCCTATCCTCTGGTGCTTACGGGTAAGAACAGCTCTGTCCGGGTTCTTTTTGAGAGGTCAATGGCACGTGAAGGGGCCGAAGTGGATATTGCTTCAGAAGCAAATTATATGTCCACGGCCCTCGGTATGGTCTCCGCCGGGTTGGGCGTTGCCATTCTGCCGATGTCTGCGATCCATGCCGGGAGCGTTTCCGGGCTTGCCTATAAACGGATTGACGCTCCATGGCTGCATAGACGTGTGGGGATTATCCGGAAAGCCAATCGAACAGATTCTCCCGTTGCTGAGCAATTCATCAGAGCCCTGCACCACGCGACAGCGAGCCTCCCAAACGATCCATTCCAAAAGCTCTGA